A window of Oncorhynchus masou masou isolate Uvic2021 chromosome 16, UVic_Omas_1.1, whole genome shotgun sequence genomic DNA:
CTCACCTTCCTCAGGAAGTGGCGggagtatgtctgtgtgtgtgtgtcaggtttctAATGACGGTCATGTATAATACAGTAGAGTTGCAGGGGAGCTCTGGACGTGGCATGGGGTCAGTCGCTCACAAACACCTGACGCTGGGCCGGCCAACACTGGAGCCAGACACAAACACtgtggacacagacagacagacacacacacacacacagacacacagacacacagacacacagacagacagacacacagacagacagacagacagacagacagacagacagacagacagacagacagacagacagacagacagacagacagacagacagacagacagacagacagacagacagacagactaattGATGATAGGTCTGATTAACTGTCAGGTTTGGGTTTGAGGTTAGGGTTTGAGATTTGAGGTTAGGATTTGAGGTTAGGGTTTGAGGTTTGAGGTTAGGATTTGAGGTTAGGTTTTGAGGTTTGAAGTTAGGGTTTGAAGTTAGGGTTTGAAGTTAGGATTTGAGATTAGAGTTTGAGATTAGGGTTTGAGATTAGGGTTTGAGATTAGGGTTTGAGGTTAGGGTTTGAAGTTAGGGTTTGAGGTTTTAAGATGAAGGTTTAGTGTTTTAAGGTTAGGCTTTAAGCTTAGGGTTTGGGTTTTAAGATGAAGGTTTAGTGTTTTAAGGTTAGGCTTAAGGTTGGGGTTTCGGTTTTAAGGTTAGGCTTTAaggttttaaggttagggtttatttacttattttattgaacctttatttaaccaggaaaagcccattgagacccagagtctcttttTCAGGGAGACCTGaccaagaaggcagcaacaatcaatacattacagaattaaaacatacaacaatacaatacaacatgatccagcctttaaaaaaacatttacactTCTCTGTAACAGTCTCCCATCAATATTTTAaattcattcagtggcactaacatatctagatgaagcagggattgtagactattatattcagggtcactaacatatctagatgaagcagggattgtagactattatattcagggtcactaacatatctagatgaagcagggattctagactattatattcagggtcactaacatatccagatgaagcagggattgtagactattatattcagggtcactaacatatccagatgaagcagggattgtagactattatattcagggtcactaacatatccagatgaagcagggattgtagactattatattcagggtcactaacatatccagatgaagcagggattgtagactattatattcagggtcactaacatatccagatgaagcagggattgtagactattatattcagggtcactaacatatccagatgaagcagggattgtagactattatattcagggtcactaacatatccagatgaagcagggattgtagactattatattcagggtcactaacatatccagatgaagcagggattgtagactattatattcagggtcactaacatatccagatgaagcagggattgtagactattatattcagggtcactaacatatctagatgaagcagggattgtagactattatattcagggtcactaacatatccagatgaagcagggattgtagactattatattcagggtcactaacatatctagatgaagcagggattgtagactattatattcagggtcactaacatatctagatgaagcagggattgtagactattatattcagggtcactaacatatccagatgaagcagggattgtagactattatattcagggtcactaacatatccagatgaagcagggattgtagactattatattcagggtcactaacatatctagatgaagcagggattgtagactattatattcagggtcactaacatatccagatgaagcagggattgtagactattatattcagggtcactaacatatccagatgaagcagggattgtagactattatattcagggtcactaacatatccagatgaagcagggattgtagactattatattcagggtcactaacatatctagatgaagcagggattgtagactattatattcagggtcactaacatatctagatgaagcagggattctagactattatattcagggtcactaacatatctagatgaagcagggattctagactattccatATGTCTGGTGCACAAAAAGGGGAGGCAGTCTTGCCTAATACTGTGAATGTCCTGGGGATTTtaagtagcaaccacctagcagaccaggtatggtaccatagcaaccacctagcagaccgggtatggtaccatagcaaccacctagcagaccgggtatggtaacatagcaaccacctagcagaccgggtctggtaacatatcaaccacctagcagactgggtatggtaccatagcaaccacctagcagaccgggtatggtaacatatcaaccacctagcagactgggtatggtaccatagcaaccacctagcagaccgggtatggtaacatagcaaccacctagcagaccgggtctggtaacatatcaaccacctagcagaccgggtatgattccatagcaaccacctagcagaccgggtatggtaccatagcaaccacctagcagaccgggtatggtaacatagcaaccacctagcagaccgggtctggtaacatatcaaccacctagcagaccgggtatggtaacatatcaaccacctagcagactgggtatggtaccatagcaaccacctagcagaccgggtatggcaacatagcaaccacctagcagaccgggtctggaaacatatcaaccacctagcagaccgggtatggtaacatagcaaccacctagcagaccgggtttggtaacatatcaaccacctagcagaccgggtatggtaacatagcaaccaccaagcagactgggtatggttacatatcaaccacctagcagaccggtatggtaacatagcaaccacctagcagaccgggtatggtaacatatcaaccacctagcagaccgggtatggtaacatagcaaccacctagcagaccgggtatggtaccatagcaaccacctagcagaccgggtatggtaccatagcaaccacctagcagaccgggtctggtaacatagcaaccacctagcagaccgggtatggtaacatagcaaccacctagcagacggggtatggtaacatagcaaccacctagcagactgggtatggtaccatagcaaccacctagcagaccgggtatggtaacatagcaaccacctagcagaccaggtatggtaccatagcaaccacctagcagactgggtatggaaacatagcaaccacctagcagactgggtgtggtaccatagcaaccacctagcatacagggtatggttacatatcaacaacctagcagaccgggtatggttacatatcaaccacctagcagaccgggtatggtaacatagcaaccacctagcagaccgggtatggtaacatatcaaccacctagcagactgggtatggtaccatagcaaccacctagcagaccgggtatggtaacatatcaaccacctagcagactgggtatggtaccatagcaaccacctagcagaccgggtatggtaacatagcaaccacctagcagaccgggtctggtaacatatcaaccacctagcagaccggtatggttccatagcaaccacctagcagaccggtatggtaccatagcaaccacctagcagaccgggtatggtaacatagcaaccacctagcagaccggtctggtaacatatcaaccacctagcagaccggtatggtaacatatcaaccacctagcagactgggtatggtaccatagcaaccacctagcagaccgggtatggcaacatagcaaccacctagcagaccgggtctggtaacatatcaaccacctagcagaccgggtctggtaacatatcaaccacctagcagaccgggtatggtaacatagcaaccaccaagcagactgggtatggttacatatcaaccacctagcagaccggtatggtaacatagcaaccacctagcagaccgggtatggtaacatatcaaccacctagcagaccgggtatggtaacatagcaaccacctagcagactgggtatggtaccatagcaaccacctagcagaccgggtatggtaccatagcaaccacctagcagaccgggtctggtaacatagcaaccacctagcagaccgggtatggtaacatagcaaccacctagcagacggggtatggtaacatagcaaccacctagcagactgggtatggtaccatagcaaccacctagcagaccgggtatggtaacatagcaaccacctagcagaccaggtatggtaccatagcaaccacctagcagactgggtatggtaccatagcaaccacctagcatacagggtatggttacatatcaacaacctagcagaccgggtatggttacatatcaaccacctagcagaccgggtatggtaacatagcaaccacctagcagaccgggtatggtaacatatcaaccacctagcagaccgggtatggtaacatagcaaccacctagcagaccgggtatggtaccatagcaaccacctagcagaccgggtatggtaccatagcaaccacctagcagaccgggtctggtaacatagcaaccacctagcagaccggatatggtaacatagcaaccacctagcagaccggtatggtaacatatcaaccacctagcagaccgggtatggtaacatagcaaccacctagcagaccgggtatggtaacatagcaaccacctagcaggaAGGATTGtacaggctcggtgctcgagacctcgaGTGCGCCTccatggtccggtctatccggtgcctcctccacgcaccaggctgtttctctgtctcctccctacaggtacTCCCGCCTgctcagcgctgccagagtctccctcctgctcagcgctgccagagtctccctcctgtccagcgctgccagagtctccctccagctcagcgctgccagagtctccctcctgtccagcgctgccagagtctccctcctgtccagcgctgccagagtctccctcctgtccagaaCTGCCAGAGTCTCTCTCCTGCTCagcactgccagagtctccctcctgtccagcgctaccagagtctccctcctgtccagaactgccagagcctccctcctgtccagcgctgccagagtctccctcctgacCAGAACTGCCAGAgactccctcctgtccagcgctgccagagtctccctcctgtccagaaCTGCAAGAGTCTCTCTCCTgctcagcgctgccagagcctccctcctgtccagcgctgccagagtctccctcctgtcaggagctgccagagctgcccgtctgtcaggagctgccagagctgtccgtcagccaggagctgccagaatcaCCCGTCACTCCGGCGCTgacggagtctcccgtctgtccggtgCCTTCaaaatctcccgtccattcgggacccgtgactagggtccccagtccgaggtcggcggcgagggtcgccgctctaaaGAGGCCATGGAGGCAGGTTAGTAGGCGGACAAAGACAATGGTGgaatggggtccacgtcccgcgccagagccgccaccgtggacagacacccacccagatcctcccctataggttcagattttgcggccggagtccgcacctttgggggtggggggtactgtcacgttctgactttagttattttgttttgtctttgttttagtattttattttacctttattttacaaggcaagtcagttaagaacaaattcttattttcaatgacggcctaggaacagtgggttaactgcctgttcaggggcagagcgacagatttgtaccttgtcagctcgggggtttgaactccaacgctctaaccactaggctaccctgccgcaccagtatggtcagggcgtgagttgcgtgggttgtctatgttcctttttctatgttgtgttttgcgtttggtctggtatggttctcaatcagaggcaggtgtcgttagttgtctgtGATTGAGAAtcacttaggtagccttttcccacttgtgtttcgtgggtgattattttctgttatgTGTCTGTCACCTATCCCCCCCTTATCCCCGTTACTATCCTGTTACATAACAAAGCTTCACATGCTTAGGTATTTGCTCTTTATCAGAAACCAATCGGACCGACAGACTCTTTTTCCTTCACTCATCCAGCAGGTCAGATGCCGGGATCCAACCACACCGGGAATTCAATCTGAACATCCGTCTTCACCCCTGAGATGACTCCTTTGACGGGTGCTCTACTCTGAAGATCAAAACACACAACTTCTGTTGTCCGGATTCTTTTGAATCCCACCTCAATattcttcagaaatgcaatgaaTCAAAATAAGAGCCCTCCTGGTCACTCGACAGACTCCACTATTCCCGGCGCATACTTCACCATTTTCTACACCTCAAACAGGTCACATATGTATCCTTACTCACCAAACGCATCCCGACAAGGAGTGATTGGGGTAGctgcatgtctgacatcaatttGTGCGCAATTTCAATTATAATTTAATATGGTCAATTTCATAAGATGTTACATAACATAAACATACAGTTCACAAGTAGGCTATGGTGCAATGGAATGTTCTGCCGTGTGTGGTAGGTtcatgtaggtgtcataaccagacATAAAATaactgtcagtgtgtagagtcctgtcagtgagtagagtcctgtcagtgtgtagagtcctgtcagtgtgtaagagtcctgtcagtgtcagtgtgtagagtcctgtcagtgagtagagtcctgtcagtgagtagagtcctgtcagtgtgtagagtcctgtcagtatgTAGAGtcatgtcagtgtcagtgtgtagagtcctgtcagtgtgtagagtcctgtcagtgagtagagtcctgtcagtgtgtacaGTCCTGTCAGTATGTAGAGTCATGtcagtgtagagtcctgtcagtgtgtagagtcagtgtgtagagtcctgtcagtgagtagagtcctgtcagtgtgtacaGTCCTGTCAGTATGTAGAGTCATGtcagtgtagagtcctgtcagtgtgtagagtcagtgtgtagagtcctgtcagtgtgtagagtcagtgtgtagagtcatgtcagtgtgtagagtcctgtcagtgtgtagagtgctgtcagtgtgtagagtcctgtcagtgtgtagagtgcTGTCAATaagtagagtcctgtcagtgtgtagagtcctgtcagtgtgtagagtcctgtcagtgtgtagagtcctgtcagtgtgtggagtcctgtcagtgtgtagagtcctgtcagtgtgtagagtcctgtcagtgtgtggagtcctgtcagtgtgtagagtcctgtcagtgtgtagagtgctgtcagtgtgtagagtcctgtcagtgtgtagagtgcTGTCAATaagtagagtcctgtcagtgtgcagagtcctgtcagtgtgtagagtcctgtcagtgtgtagagtcctgtcagtgtgtagagtcctgtcagtgtgtagagtcctgtcagtgtgtggagtcctgtcagtgtgtagagtcctgtcagtgtgtagagtgctgtcagtgtgtagagtcctgtcagtgtgtagagtgcTGTCAATaagtagagtcctgtcagtgtgcagagtcctgtcagtgtgtagagtcctgtcagtgtgtagagtcctgtcagtgtgtagagtcctgtcagtgtgtggagtcctgtcagtgtgtagagtcctgtcagtgtcagtgtagagtcctgtcagtgtcaaTGTGTAGAGTcttgtcagtgtgtagagtcctgtcagtgtgtagactcctgtcagtgtgtagagtcctgtcagtgtgtagagtcctgtcagtgtcagtgtgtagaatcctgtcagtgtgtagagtcctgtcagtgtgtagagtcctgtcagtatttagagtcctgtcagtgtgtaagagtcctgtcagtgtcagtgtgtagagtcctgtcagtgtgtagagtcctgtcagggtcagtgtgtagagtcctgtttgTGTGTAGTCTTGTCAGTgtctagagtcctgtcagtgtgtagagtcctgtcagtgtgtagagtcctgtcagtgtcagtgtgtagaatcctgtcagtgtgtagagtcctgtcagtgtgtagagtcctgtcagtatttagagtcctgtcagtgtgtaagagtcctgtcagtgtcagtgtgtagagtcctgtcagtgtgtagagtcctgtcagggtcagtgtgtagagtcctgtcagtgtgtagagtcttgtcagtgtgtagagtcctgtcagtgtgtagagtcctgtcagtgtcagtgtgtcgagtcctgtcagtgtgtcaagtcctgtcagtgtgtagagtcctgtcagtgtgtagggctctgtgagtgtgtagagtactgtcagtgtgtagagtcctgtcagtttgtcgagtcctgtcagtgtgtagagtcctgtcagtttgtcgagtcctgtcagtgtgtagagtcctgtcagtgtgtagagtcctgtcagtgtgtagagtcctgtcagtttgtcgagtcctgtcagtgtgtagagtcctttcagtgtatagagtcatgtcagtgagtagagtcctgtcagtgtgtagagtcctgtcagtgtgtagagtcctgttgccagtgtgtagagtcctgtcagtgtatagagtcctgtcagtgtgtagagtcctgtcagtgtcaatgtgtagagtcctgtcagtgtcagtgtgtagagtcctgtcagtatgtagagtcctgtcagtgtgtagagtcctgtcagtgtgtagagtcctgtcagtgtgtagagtcctgtcagtgtcagtgtgtagaatcctgtcagtgtgtagagtcctgtcagtgtgtagagtcctgtcagtatttagagtcctgtcagtgtgtaagagtcctgtcagtgttagtgtgtagagtcctgtcagtgtgtagagtcctgtcagggTCAGTGTgaagagtcctgtcagtgtgtagtctTGTCAGTgtctagagtcctgtcagtgtgtagagtcctgtcagtgtgtagagtcctgtcagtgtcagtgtgtagaatcctgtcagtgtgtagagtcctgtcagtgtgtagagtcctgtcagtatttagagtcctgtcagtgtgtaagagtcctgtcagtgtcagtgtgtagagtcctgtcagtgtgtagagtcctgtcagggtcagtgtgtagagtcctgtcagtgtgtagagtcttgtcagtgtgtagagtcctgtcagtgtgtagagtcctgtcagtgtcagtgtgtcgagtcctgtcagtgtgtcaagtcctgtcagtgtgtagagtcctgtcagtgtgtagggctctgtgagtgtgtagagtactgtcagtgtgtagagtcctgtcagtttgtcgagtcctgtcagtgtgtagagtcctgtcagtttgtcgagtcctgtcagtgtgtagagtcctgtcagtgtgtagagtcctgtcagtgtgtagagtcctgtcagtttgtcgagtcctgtcagtgtgtagagtcctttcagtgtatagagtcatgtcagtgagtagagtcctgtcagtgtgtagagtcctgtcagtgtgtagagtcctgttgccagtgtgtagagtcctgtcagtgtatagagtcctgtcagtgtgtagagtcctgtcagtgtcaatgtgtagagtcctgtcagtgtcagtgtgtagagtcctgtcagtatgtagagtcctgtcagtgtgtagagtcctgtcagtgtgtagagtcctgtcggtgtgtagagtcctgtcggtgtgtagagtcctgtcagtgtgtagagtcctgtcagtgtgtagagtcctgtcagtgcgtagagtcctgtcagtgcgtagagtcctgtcagtgcgtagagtcctgtcagtgtgtagagtcctgtcagtgtgtagagtcctgtcagtgtgtagagtcctgtcagtgcgTAGAGTCTTGTCAGtatagagtcctgtcagtgtgtagagtcctgtcagtgtgtagagtcctgtcagtgtgtagagccctgtcagtatgtagagtcctgtcagtgtgcaGAGGGACTGTAAATATTGAAATAAAAGGTCAATAAAGATACAAGGTTAACTCGGCCCACACagctattttgttagctatttatgtCAGAAATAACAGCGGAATCATTTCGTGAAAACAGAgcaaaaataaacaacaaaacgATCACAAAAATATCAAAGTTGGGTTTGAGCAAAACGGTGGCCATCCAGTATGGCGCCATCTTGATGTGGTGCTGACCAAGAGCCAATCAGACTCTGGATATGGACACACATGCCTTGTTCTAGCCGGACAGCCTGTAGTCAGAACCTTCAGCAATAAGTACTAGTGGGTGAGGGCATCCACAGACGACCTCTCAGACGAGCTCTAGCTTGCCGCTTTTACAACACCACTGCCCCGGAGCCACCATTACCAACAACTTGTATCAAATCTAAATCATTGATTCATTTTCACATATCATATTCTAATCTAGATTAATATTTGCGAATTAAATATTCATAATTATATTCATAGAAATCAGGAATGTAGCCTATTCATTCAgtcgattctgttgcaaaacctttcttaaacggaagcaaacgcaacgaaacagggagggacgtacctgaatttgtccaatagaaactccaAACAGTTACCATGACGTGGCCCTCTAGTCGGAAGCGACAGGACCGGAAACCTGCATCACACATCAGAAAGGCAAACTGAGTCTGCAACGAACTAAATTACACATCAGCGAGAAATAACGTAAGGAATGCATTGGTTATTTTTTGCTGAAATGTTGtcgaatgatttatttattttgtataatCAAAGGTCGATTTTGCCGGCGAGTTGTGCTGTGCAACGTTGGCCACTGATGAAAACATGATCATAGCTATCCTCATTTTGTAACGTTAGGCATAACTAGCTAACGTCAGGATCGTCTTAATCATGTTATCAACTATTCATAATGTGCCAATTATTAATGACCATCCATGTTTTGCTGAGCTGCCTAGCTAATAGTCTAATGAGTAGTTAGGTAACTAGTGTCGTATTTTAAACAACGGCATGGGGGGGACTAAATTTCCGACTTGAGTGTTTTCAAAACCCCTGGGAACTTGTTACTCCGAATGGGGAACAAAAGATTCCAAGTTCATCCAAATGGGGATTTCGGGCCTCTTTCTGGAGTGTTTCCGACCTCCTCTGGCGTCAGGATTTAACATTGTAGTTTTCCGAgttcagttgttttgaacgcggcatcaATCTATTAAAGTAGGTACTGGAGTTTTACTCCAGACATTTCCCAGATACACAAACGtattcgttacattttgaatgcttagcaggacaggaaaattgtccaaatcacgcacttatcaagagaacaaaccctggtcatcccttcatCCAGCGTCTCAACAATTACTTCCGGGTCGCGGAATCGAGGGAAtgttcaaaataaaagtccctcGCGTAATAGTACATGAGTTTATTCATGATGTAATAGTATATGTATTTATTCATGATATATGGAAAGTAATTGTCTAAACATGAACAATGATTCATATTTGTTCATATTTAAGTGACATTTGCATAAAATTTGGGTTTTGAAACTCCTTACAGAATGGTGATGATATGAatgtcctcctcccccctccactccttacagaatgatggtgatgatatgaATGTCgccctcccccctccactccttAAAGAATGATGGTGATAATATGTATTCCCCCCCTCCAGAATGGTAATGATATGTATGTTTCTGCCCCCCTCCAGAATGGTAATGATATGTAtgtttctgcccccccccctccagaaTGGTAATGATATGTATGTTTCTGCCCCCCACCCCTCCAGAATGGTGACTGACGTGCAACTGGCCATCTTTGCCAACATGTTGGGTGTGTCTCTGTTCCTGCTGGTGGTTCTATATCACTACGTAGCCGTCAACAACCCCAAGAAACTGGAGTAGAACTGCcctggagaggaggtgaggattgTGGGAAGGATGTAGCCAGAGATCCCTCTCTACCACATTGTTTTTCTCTTCGAGTGGGAGCAGGCTCCGTACTCAAATAGGGTAGCTCAGAGCCGGATATGGCTCGAGCTTGTACCTCAATTCAAGTATTCAATATTCCAATGTACCCCGAATTCGCCCAGTATCCAGACTGCCAGATCAAGTCCTCATACTAGCTAGCTTAAACAGAGCTTCATGGACTAGCGTTGAACAACAAAgaagctgattggttgactatCCTGTTGTCCAATGTGACATAATGGTTGCTGTGAATGAGGATGAAAATGGCAAAGTTCTTAAAAAATCGAGCGGTATTTCAAGCTTCTTGATTTGGCAGTCTGGATACTGGGCGAATTCAGGGGGAAATTGGCATATTGAATACTTGGATTGGTGAGGCTGTcatcccatatggcaccctattccctatttagtgcaccacttttgaccagggccctatggaaccctat
This region includes:
- the ost4 gene encoding dolichyl-diphosphooligosaccharide--protein glycosyltransferase subunit 4 — translated: MVTDVQLAIFANMLGVSLFLLVVLYHYVAVNNPKKLE